Genomic window (Rhododendron vialii isolate Sample 1 chromosome 4a, ASM3025357v1):
GATCTATCTACATATGCTCAGGATTAGGCACGTCCGCAAAATTTGGCAATGGAACCAGTATTGCTGGTAGCATCTAACTCATTAGATGTAAAAAGCTTCTTTgtctctgttttcttttgcaAAATGATGTATAAAAGGGTACAATTTTAAAGCATCATGCACAGTAACTAAGTTACATGGGTTTTGGTGATCAAGGAATATGACCAAAACTAGTTGTCGATGCAAAAGTAAAGTTGCTTGATGTATCAGCTCTAAGTTGTAAAGATCACACTTGGAGTTATATCTCATGCTATATTTCTATCTGGTAATAAGTGTCACAACAAAACAATTAGActgaggaaagaaaaaacatCAATCTTTCTTGTCCTCACTTTtctccttttctgttttttctgtttttgacaATATGTTCTGCTCGTAGATGAGTTGGGAAATCAAACCCACCAAAATCGCTCCAAGAATCGCAACCTTTTGCCATCTGGTTGAAGAAGAGATCAACGAATCAGCGATCCCGGCGGCGACCAAGCCAATCAATGCGAGGTAAATATTCCGCCTAGTCTTTGATCCGGCACTGTCTATGGTAATCTCCTTAATCTTCTGCATTTCCTCTTTAGCTTTTGCTTTGTCAATAGGCTTCCCCTGCCCCAAGTTCTTAAAGAATAGCCCTTCATTCCTGTCTTTCTCTATCAGGCCTTCAACTTCTGCTAACTTCTTTTGATTCTCCTCAATCTTAGCTTTGTTCAACTCTGCAGATTCTTCAAATGCTTGCATTTGGCTGTCTAGATCCCCCATTATCTGTAAAACACAAATGACATTAACCGGGTAAtatatccaaaaagaaaaagaaaaaatcattaGAGGATTCTGTTTAGTTGTGGTTTTGTTTCTAGAATCAATTTTGCAAGATGCTTCTCAAAATttactgttgaaaacaagagaTTGAATCGAGGAACTCAAGGGTGGTATGTCGTGGAACCATGCTCCCAAAGAAACCAGAAGGCATCATAGAGGTAAGGCCCAGAGACTGTCCAATTTTTGCTCATAACCTTGCTTCCTTCATTCAAAATCCAGAGCACTGCTAAGGTGTGGTTATTTCAGTGATAAAACTTCCtgagagcagtcactttgtgcatatattgcaaAATATTAGATTTGTTTCTATTTCTCCCCGTCCATACCCCATTGATTGGGGATTACATGGATTCTACTGTTGTTGTATAAGTATTGTTGAAAACATAACCAATCGCTGTTTTGATATTCCATTCACTTTCTAGCCTAATTGTTTTTGAGAAAATGAATAAagatttgttttcttcattAGAACTCCGACAAAACTAAGTTCCGTAAACTGTCAACTgctttgtgtgtgtttgtgtgttttgAGATATGAATCTTGAAAGCATAGACTGAAAACTACCCAAAACAGGTTAAGAAGTTGAGGAGACCTTGGCACTGGCTTCATTGAGATCTCTAAGAGCATTTTCTCCAAACTGGTCGAGCTCGGCATTGGCTTCTTCAGCGAATTTGGTTAGATAGGTGGACCGCTCGTCCAAGTAATCGGTGAGGCGGACTTTTTGCGCTTCAAGCATTGCAATTTTGGCAAGCAGTTCCTGTTTTTGAACATCTCCTTCAGGTTGGGATTCCTCGGCATTGGATTCTTTGGATTTGCAGAGTGAGATTAGTGTGGGATTCTTCGTGTGGAGTACTCTTGTGTGGAAAAGGGCATGCTTTGGAGCGAAGGAGGTCTGCATGGCTTTGAGGGAAATCAtcatttttggagagagagagagagaggcagtaGAAGTGTTTTCAGAGCCTCTCATTCAATGTACCTTATCTAGTTTGACCATATAGTGTATATCCTGCTGTTGGGCCACTTCAGAGAATGTACACAACAATACTTGGTCAGAGCGTAGTAAAAAATCCTAGTAATTGCaggttttttagttttaattagCCATTTTCTggtttatgtaatttttttttaatatcttttaCTATTAAAGTGATGAGACAGAATTTTAATAGAAGGAGAGAGTCTGAACTTTTTTTACTCCCCACGTCCCTGATTTTTGGTCCCAGTTGACATTTTTTGCTGTCCTAAAAATATTGTCACTGTTCGAAAGTAATGGACAAAAATTGAAGAGTTTACTCATTAGCCCttcatttttgaaattacaGACAGCATAGGACCAAGGAATGATGGTGGTTCGAAGGGTAAAAAGAGACGATAAAAGTATGACTAGTGCAATGATGATGTTCCTGCAATGATGATGTATGACTAGTGCAATGATGATGTTCCTGCAATGATGATGTTCCCTAAATAAGTTGGAATTCTTAAAAGGGATCAATAAATTGTGACAGAGGGTGTATTATAAAATAATGTTGAATATAGTTGCCGAGTAATTCAACATATTTGTTGGGTTTTATTGGAGGAATATTTTAAAGATGTGttagcctctcttttttttttcgatcggCAGAGAAAACAATTCATCAAGAGGATAGAACAttgcaagaaataaaataaaccgCGCACTTGGCCATGGCTGGAATGAGGAGCACAGCCCAAACTATGTTGATGCCCATACTCATCCCTCCATTGGTCGAAGCCGCAACCCacaagaacaaataaaaaaccAGTTTGGCAAGGAGCTAATCTACCAATCTTGAAAAGCAGAAACCACAACAGCATCATGGAGTCCAAACTAATGCTTAGATCTGACCCAAAACAAGCCCAAGGAACTTCTGAAAAGCTAGACATGAAATCCGTTAGTATCTCAACAGCATCCACAGCCTTCATCAGCATCAGCAACTTCAGAATGTAGATCTGGAAACTGCAGCCAAGCCACCCCCACTTCGCCTTCAAAGCAGCAGACAAAGAGAGTGGCTAACCCAAGAGTTAAAAAAGAAGCAACAAAGCTGCAGAAACTTGGCAGCAGAACTAGGGCAGTTGCAACCATAGACTTGGACACTCCAAAACAGCAACACAGACTTGCTCTTGATAGAAACCCCTTTGAGGAGGCTTGTAGTAGCAACATATAACCACATGGAGAGGAGTTCATCACAAGGATCCAAAAACTCTTCAAGGTATAAACAATAGACATGAAAAACTCAACCCCAAGTTGCACCAGCCCACCAAAAACATAGCAAAGGAGAGACTGACCAGAACACAGAACAGAAACACAGACACTCACCACTAGACTCAGACACCAGACTCACATACCAAGCACAAGAAACAAAAGCAGACAACCCACTAACCACCCAAAAAGGGGAGACACATACACCCAAAGCCCACAAGTAGCACTCCCTAGCCCCAATCAGAAAACAGAACATAAACCCCCCAACTTCATTAAcctattagggttttttttttttttttttaaatgttaacCAGACTTAACATAGTTTGGGAATAAAGTTAAAAAAGGTgcattttgtttaataaagtagtAAGAAAAATCCTAATAGGTTAATGAACCAAAAACAGCAAACCCCAAAACCCACCCCAGCACACAAACAAAACCCCTTGAAACCAAGTATTCCTTCAGGTCATAGCAAACTTTTGTCCATATTGCCACCTTAGTCTTGATGCTATCCACCAACACATCTTCCTCCCATTCTTTATTTCTGAAAACCCCTTGATTTCTTTCCAACCAAATGGACCAAAGAATAGCACAGAAACAGATTTTCCCAAACACCCTTCTTGACGTTACTGAACTTGCTGGAAAACCACTCACACATAACAAATACATGACGGGCGAACCCAATGTATTCCCCACCAATTAATGATCTTTGTCCAGACAGCCCAAGAAACATTACAATATAGCAGAAGATGAACTGCTGTTTCTAACTCTTGGCTGCAAAGTGAGCATGCTCCTCCAACCAGATCTTCTCTAGCTACTATAATGTTTCTCTGGATGAGTTCACTACCCGTAGCCAATCTCTCTTTTGTTGAGGCTGTTGCTAGTCAAAATAGATAAAACTGAGCTTTTGATTGGAGAATATAAACTATAAAGGATAAGTTTCCCTAAAAGAGCCATTTGGCTCTTCTCTtatgtctttattaaaaaaaaacacatttgtcAGTTTAGCACCAAactttttgtagattattggtttgtctcaacgaaaggaatcaggaaagtaaaaaaattatgaccgaaaccCAAATTGTTTGGAGAAAATCCACAAAAAAGCCCAAAATAGTGGTAAGGTTATAGGAAGACATATTATGGCACCTCTTACTCAAATTGGCTGTCTTTGAATATTGGGCTTATGAATGGGAAagaataagggaaaatgacggccaaggacgtgtttcgaaacacgtcattggccgtcattttcccaaagaaTAAAAAGGAAAGACGGGAAGAATGAAATAGAAACTGaatatgttttttctttcattatACTGGGCTAGATTTAATTCAAAGAAAATATGTTAAATATTTACAAGCAGTTCAATCACCATGTAATCAATTTAAGCCATGAAACAAAAAAGCAGAAacataaccaaacaaaaacaatcacCAACCAAACAACAGTTTTCATCCTTACCACCATCACTAGGCGGTTCCTTTGGCCTTCTTGTAAGTGTACCATTTGGAAATCCAAAGGTACACAAAGAAATTAATCACACTGAGAATAGCCAAAATCCAGTAAAAATAGTCAAGATGACCCTTATTCAAGTTATCCGGAATCCAACCGAGCTTCCCATTCCTTGTGGTCACATTCGTGACAACTGTAACGAGCAGAGTGCTCAAGTAATTCCCCAATGCTACAGCCGTAAGCGGGAGAGCTGAACACAAGCTCCTCATCGCATCAGGTGCCTGGTCATAGAAAAACTCCAGCTGCCCAATGAAAGTAAAAACCTCCGCACATCCAATGAGTAAGTACTGAGGGACTTGCCAAAATATGGACATGGGAATTTCCTCTACATCATAGTAGTTATGCCTTCGAACAAAGTTGAGGCGAACTACCTCTAACACACCTGCGGCAACCATTGAGAAAATGGAAATGACGAGGCCAATTCCCATGCGTTGAAGCTGAGTGAATCCGCATTCATGACCGGTATACTTTCTTGCGAATGGCATGATGAGTCTGTCATACACCGGGACCCAGAAGATGACGCTGAGGGTGTCAAAGAGGGAGAGGCACGCAGATGGAATTTTGAACCTTGGACCCATGTGCTGATCCATTGTGTTGCCTTGGAGAATAAACATGGTGTTCATTTGGTTGTAGACAGTGGAGAAGACGATTCCAGTTGCCCAAATGGGGAGTAACCGGATGACGGACTTGAGTTCTTCAACTTGGGTTACAGCGCAGAGT
Coding sequences:
- the LOC131324824 gene encoding protein NRT1/ PTR FAMILY 8.1-like isoform X2; translated protein: MEKSQMMGRWISIKTLPTRRKLETGRLAVLLLGMTLLTLSASVKGLKPSCENDVCHPTSSQTAVCFIALYLIALGTGGITPCVSSFGADQFDETDETEKKKKSSYFNWYYMSINVGALIASSVLVWIQMNVGWGWGFGIPAVAMAIAVVFFFSGSRLYRLQKPGGSALTRMFQVLVASLRKSNVKVPEDKSLLYETIDEECNIKGSRKLEHTRKLRFFDKAAVETISDHVKGAANPWRLCAVTQVEELKSVIRLLPIWATGIVFSTVYNQMNTMFILQGNTMDQHMGPRFKIPSACLSLFDTLSVIFWVPVYDRLIMPFARKYTGHECGFTQLQRMGIGLVISIFSMVAAGVLEVVRLNFVRRHNYYDVEEIPMSIFWQVPQYLLIGCAEVFTFIGQLEFFYDQAPDAMRSLCSALPLTAVALGNYLSTLLVTVVTNVTTRNGKLGWIPDNLNKGHLDYFYWILAILSVINFFVYLWISKWYTYKKAKGTA
- the LOC131324822 gene encoding uncharacterized protein LOC131324822; translation: MRGSENTSTASLSLSPKMMISLKAMQTSFAPKHALFHTRVLHTKNPTLISLCKSKESNAEESQPEGDVQKQELLAKIAMLEAQKVRLTDYLDERSTYLTKFAEEANAELDQFGENALRDLNEASAKIMGDLDSQMQAFEESAELNKAKIEENQKKLAEVEGLIEKDRNEGLFFKNLGQGKPIDKAKAKEEMQKIKEITIDSAGSKTRRNIYLALIGLVAAGIADSLISSSTRWQKVAILGAILVGLISQLIYEQNILSKTEKTEKEKSEDKKD